One Phaseolus vulgaris cultivar G19833 chromosome 2, P. vulgaris v2.0, whole genome shotgun sequence DNA window includes the following coding sequences:
- the LOC137812926 gene encoding LEAF RUST 10 DISEASE-RESISTANCEUS RECEPTOR-LIKE PROTEIN KINASE-like 2.1, giving the protein MPGLTIQITQTFPSSHPTMTTPSSFLASILALAFFLATLPQSYSQQNNTYATCSQSFSCGTLTNISYPFWGGNRPQFCGRNGFKLTCMHDQNTSLQVGSQNFHVLHINQTASTMRMVRTDLVYDSCSSNFTNTSLSSSPFSFLPTVQNVTVFYECPSQNSVGGNTFTCRNDTNKHAFYAVNETQLKQLQNCGVSVMVQVSQGVVWDSENGIDALKKALDQGFDVKFDAEWTSQCTACRDSGGACGTNEKNSDQFSCYCSDETHGSVCSTHKSGRNSRVLKLVLGFVGTGFALPLIAVIICRNKARIWKFILIQLGKVKKNDRFIEAFIESQGSMGIKRYSFSEIKKMTNSFKVKLGEGGYGSVYKGKLLSGGSVAVKILNESKDNGDEFINEVASISKTSHVNIVSLLGFCLEGSRKALVYEFMSNGSLEKYIHKKAAEENKTTTPPLGWDRLNQIAIGIARGLEYLHKGCNTRILHFDIKPHNILLDETYRPKISDFGLAKLSTRDESIVSMSNARGTIGYVAPEVFNKSFGGVSHKSDVYSYGMMLLEMVGGQKNINVEASRSSELYFPHLVIYKKLEQGNDLGLDGILSGEENEIAKRMTMVALWCIQTIPSHRPTISTVIDMLLGSADSLEMPPKPFLSSPPRPTAFSSAMSESFDSVSCSL; this is encoded by the exons ATGCCAGGCCTCACCATTCAGATCACTCAAACCTTTCCCTCCAGCCATCCAACTATGACCACCCCTTCCTCCTTCCTTGCATCCATACTCGCCCTTGCTTTCTTCTTAGCAACTTTGCCACAATCCTACTCTCAACAAAACAACACCTACGCCACTTGCAGCCAATCTTTCAGCTGTGGAACTCTCACAAACATATCCTATCCTTTCTGGGGAGGGAACCGACCTCAGTTTTGTGGCCGGAATGGTTTCAAGCTCACGTGCATGCATGACCAAAACACTTCGCTTCAAGTTGGTTCCCAAAACTTCCATGTACTGCACATCAACCAAACGGCTTCCACCATGAGAATGGTGCGAACAGACCTTGTCTATGATAGCTGCTCTTCCAATTTCACCAACACTTCACTCAGTTCCAGTCCCTTTTCTTTTCTCCCCACCGTTCAGAATGTCACTGTATTCTACGAATGCCCCTCTCAGAATTCTGTTGGGGGAAACACTTTTACGTGTCGGAATGATACTAATAAACACGCTTTCTATGCGGTCAATGAAACTCAGCTGAAGCAGCTTCAGAACTGCGGGGTTAGCGTTATGGTGCAAGTCTCACAGGGTGTTGTTTGGGATTCTGAGAACGGAATAGATGCGCTGAAGAAAGCGTTGGATCAAGGATTTGATGTGAAGTTTGATGCAGAGTGGACTTCTCAGTGCACAGCATGCAGGGATTCTGGAGGAGCATGTGGAACAAACGAGAAGAACTCCGATCAGTTTTCATGTTATTGCTCAGATGAAACTCATGGTTCAGTGTGCTCTACTCACAAAA GTGGCAGGAATAGCAGAGTGTTGAAGCTGGTTTTAG GTTTCGTTGGTACTGGATTTGCACTACCTCTAATCGCTGTCATCATATGCCGCAACAAAGCTAGAATTTggaaatttatattaatacaaTTGGGCaaggtaaagaagaatgatCGATTTATAGAAGCCTTCATTGAAAGCCAAGGTTCTATGGGTATAAAGAGATACAGTTTCTCTGAGATCAAGAAAATGACCAACTCCTTCAAAGTTAAACTGGGGGAAGGTGGTTATGGATCTGTATACAAAGGAAAGTTACTCAGTGGTGGTTCTGTGGCAGTGAAAATACTGAACGAGTCAAAGGATAATGGCGATGAGTTTATCAATGAGGTTGCTAGCATAAGCAAAACATCCCATGTTAACATTGTCTCTCTCCTTGGATTTTGCCTAGAAGGAAGCAGAAAAGCCCTGGTCTATGAGTTTATGTCCAATGGTTCACTCGAGAAGTACATTCACAAAAAAGCAgcagaagaaaataaaactacCACTCCACCTTTGGGTTGGGACAGATTGAACCAGATTGCAATAGGCATAGCTCGAGGACTTGAGTATTTGCACAAAGGATGCAACACTCGGATTCTGCATTTTGACATTAAGCCACATAACATCCTTTTGGACGAAACTTATCGCCCAAAGATATCAGATTTTGGACTTGCTAAGCTGAGCACAAGAGATGAAAGCATTGTATCAATGTCAAATGCTAGAGGGACAATAGGGTATGTGGCTCCTGAAGTGTTCAACAAAAGTTTTGGAGGTGTTTCACACAAGTCTGATGTTTACAGCTATGGAATGATGCTGCTAGAAATGGTTGGAGGACAGAAGAACATCAATGTTGAAGCTAGTCGCTCAAGCGAACTATATTTCCCACACTTGGTTATTTACAAGAAGCTTGAGCAGGGAAATGATTTGGGACTTGATGGGATATTGTCTGGTGAGGAAAATGAGATAGCAAAGAGAATGACTATGGTGGCTCTGTGGTGCATTCAGACAATTCCTTCTCACAGACCTACCATAAGTACAGTGATTGACATGTTGTTAGGTAGTGCAGATTCTTTGGAAATGCCACCAAAACCTTTCCTCTCTTCTCCTCCAAGACCAACAGCTTTTTCCTCTGCAATGTCCGAATCATTTGATAGTGTCTCATGCAGCTTATAG